Proteins encoded by one window of Gopherus evgoodei ecotype Sinaloan lineage unplaced genomic scaffold, rGopEvg1_v1.p scaffold_32_arrow_ctg1, whole genome shotgun sequence:
- the LOC115640712 gene encoding uncharacterized protein LOC115640712 isoform X2, protein MTAPPISPRPCQFLPWSEMRTLAGRCPEPMGSAVWVLLALLVPGLLWGFPPRLEVRGAGDQILLPCGAPGPQVRWVWAPQYPKCAGDPGNLEIARLPPRLELPPAQFRGRLDPHPSAPGALLLRDLVMSDSGTFTCLRESEPEPPIQLEVTGGCRNNLTVSSNWTSPLALTLRCHRCPLLAGPASFRWFLKSRPLGNQRWATKRERGATVQLDPSRRAAWGRWECRLLGAASGGFEFCVEPPLRAGGPGPGSQWGIWVAAAALGLIGAGLGAWCLWRWRRGRNQQNQNKREKETGAPRLHLSPPEEPRLGAKSTERRLTPQSREREVRVPQTPCFMLKFSTP, encoded by the exons ATGACGGCTCCCCCCATTTCCCCCCGCCCCTGTCAGTTCCTGCCCTGGAGCGAGATGCGGACCCTGGCGGGGAGATGCCCTGAACCGATGGGCTCGGCCGTCTGGGTCCTGCTGGCCCTGCTGGTGCCCGGcctgctgtggg gcttCCCCCCACGGCTGGAGGTACGGGGGGCCGGGGATCAGATTCTGCTCCCTTGTGGGGCTCCGGGCCCCCAGGTGCGCTGGGTCTGGGCCCCCCAATACCCCAAATGTGCTGGTGACCCCGGAAACCTCGAAATCGCCCGGCTGCcccccaggctggagctccccccagcccagttCAGGGGGCGCCTggacccccacccctcagccccgGGGGCCCTGCTGCTCCGGGACCTGGTCATGAGCGACTCGGGGACCTTCACCTGCCTCAGGGAGTCTGAGCCCGAGCCCCCCATCCAACTGGAGGTGACAGGAG gctgTCGGAACAACCTCACCGTCTCCTCCAACTGGACCTCCCCCTTGGCCCTGACCCTCCGCTGCcaccgctgccccctgctggccggcCCAGCCTCCTTCCGCTGGTTCCTCAAATCCCGGCCCCTGGGCAACCAGCGCTGGGCTACCAAGAGGGAGCGGGGGGCTACCGTGCAGCTGGACCCGTCCCGGCGGGCGGCCTGGGGGCGCTGGGAATGTCGCCTCCTCGGCGCCGCCTCTGGCGGCTTTGAGTTCTGCGTGGAGCCtcccctcagggcagggggcccaG GCCCCGgctctcagtgggggatctgggtcGCGGCGGCGGCTCTGGGTCTGatcggggcagggctgggcgctTGGTGCCTGTGGAGATGGAGGCGGGGCAG GAACCAACAGAATCAAAACAAACGAGAGAAAGAAACGG GAGCCCCCAGGCTCCATTTATCCCCCCCGGAAGAGCCGCGGCTCGGAGCCAAATCGACTGAAAGACGCCTCACGCCCCAGAGTCGGGAAAGAGAAGTGAGAGT GCCCCAGACCCCCTGCTTTATGCTGAAGTTCAGCACCCCCTGA
- the LOC115640712 gene encoding uncharacterized protein LOC115640712 isoform X1, which yields MTAPPISPRPCQFLPWSEMRTLAGRCPEPMGSAVWVLLALLVPGLLWGFPPRLEVRGAGDQILLPCGAPGPQVRWVWAPQYPKCAGDPGNLEIARLPPRLELPPAQFRGRLDPHPSAPGALLLRDLVMSDSGTFTCLRESEPEPPIQLEVTGGCRNNLTVSSNWTSPLALTLRCHRCPLLAGPASFRWFLKSRPLGNQRWATKRERGATVQLDPSRRAAWGRWECRLLGAASGGFEFCVEPPLRAGGPGPGSQWGIWVAAAALGLIGAGLGAWCLWRWRRGRNQQNQNKREKETGAPRLHLSPPEEPRLGAKSTERRLTPQSREREAPDPLLYAEVQHPLMARAPLPPPHGTTVYATIV from the exons ATGACGGCTCCCCCCATTTCCCCCCGCCCCTGTCAGTTCCTGCCCTGGAGCGAGATGCGGACCCTGGCGGGGAGATGCCCTGAACCGATGGGCTCGGCCGTCTGGGTCCTGCTGGCCCTGCTGGTGCCCGGcctgctgtggg gcttCCCCCCACGGCTGGAGGTACGGGGGGCCGGGGATCAGATTCTGCTCCCTTGTGGGGCTCCGGGCCCCCAGGTGCGCTGGGTCTGGGCCCCCCAATACCCCAAATGTGCTGGTGACCCCGGAAACCTCGAAATCGCCCGGCTGCcccccaggctggagctccccccagcccagttCAGGGGGCGCCTggacccccacccctcagccccgGGGGCCCTGCTGCTCCGGGACCTGGTCATGAGCGACTCGGGGACCTTCACCTGCCTCAGGGAGTCTGAGCCCGAGCCCCCCATCCAACTGGAGGTGACAGGAG gctgTCGGAACAACCTCACCGTCTCCTCCAACTGGACCTCCCCCTTGGCCCTGACCCTCCGCTGCcaccgctgccccctgctggccggcCCAGCCTCCTTCCGCTGGTTCCTCAAATCCCGGCCCCTGGGCAACCAGCGCTGGGCTACCAAGAGGGAGCGGGGGGCTACCGTGCAGCTGGACCCGTCCCGGCGGGCGGCCTGGGGGCGCTGGGAATGTCGCCTCCTCGGCGCCGCCTCTGGCGGCTTTGAGTTCTGCGTGGAGCCtcccctcagggcagggggcccaG GCCCCGgctctcagtgggggatctgggtcGCGGCGGCGGCTCTGGGTCTGatcggggcagggctgggcgctTGGTGCCTGTGGAGATGGAGGCGGGGCAG GAACCAACAGAATCAAAACAAACGAGAGAAAGAAACGG GAGCCCCCAGGCTCCATTTATCCCCCCCGGAAGAGCCGCGGCTCGGAGCCAAATCGACTGAAAGACGCCTCACGCCCCAGAGTCGGGAAAGAGAA GCCCCAGACCCCCTGCTTTATGCTGAAGTTCAGCACCCCCTGATGGCTCgagccccacttcctcccccacaTGGCACCACAGTCTATGCCACTATTGTGTGA
- the LOC115640712 gene encoding uncharacterized protein LOC115640712 isoform X3 codes for MTAPPISPRPCQFLPWSEMRTLAGRCPEPMGSAVWVLLALLVPGLLWGFPPRLEVRGAGDQILLPCGAPGPQVRWVWAPQYPKCAGDPGNLEIARLPPRLELPPAQFRGRLDPHPSAPGALLLRDLVMSDSGTFTCLRESEPEPPIQLEVTGGCRNNLTVSSNWTSPLALTLRCHRCPLLAGPASFRWFLKSRPLGNQRWATKRERGATVQLDPSRRAAWGRWECRLLGAASGGFEFCVEPPLRAGGPGPGSQWGIWVAAAALGLIGAGLGAWCLWRWRRGRNQQNQNKREKETGPRPPALC; via the exons ATGACGGCTCCCCCCATTTCCCCCCGCCCCTGTCAGTTCCTGCCCTGGAGCGAGATGCGGACCCTGGCGGGGAGATGCCCTGAACCGATGGGCTCGGCCGTCTGGGTCCTGCTGGCCCTGCTGGTGCCCGGcctgctgtggg gcttCCCCCCACGGCTGGAGGTACGGGGGGCCGGGGATCAGATTCTGCTCCCTTGTGGGGCTCCGGGCCCCCAGGTGCGCTGGGTCTGGGCCCCCCAATACCCCAAATGTGCTGGTGACCCCGGAAACCTCGAAATCGCCCGGCTGCcccccaggctggagctccccccagcccagttCAGGGGGCGCCTggacccccacccctcagccccgGGGGCCCTGCTGCTCCGGGACCTGGTCATGAGCGACTCGGGGACCTTCACCTGCCTCAGGGAGTCTGAGCCCGAGCCCCCCATCCAACTGGAGGTGACAGGAG gctgTCGGAACAACCTCACCGTCTCCTCCAACTGGACCTCCCCCTTGGCCCTGACCCTCCGCTGCcaccgctgccccctgctggccggcCCAGCCTCCTTCCGCTGGTTCCTCAAATCCCGGCCCCTGGGCAACCAGCGCTGGGCTACCAAGAGGGAGCGGGGGGCTACCGTGCAGCTGGACCCGTCCCGGCGGGCGGCCTGGGGGCGCTGGGAATGTCGCCTCCTCGGCGCCGCCTCTGGCGGCTTTGAGTTCTGCGTGGAGCCtcccctcagggcagggggcccaG GCCCCGgctctcagtgggggatctgggtcGCGGCGGCGGCTCTGGGTCTGatcggggcagggctgggcgctTGGTGCCTGTGGAGATGGAGGCGGGGCAG GAACCAACAGAATCAAAACAAACGAGAGAAAGAAACGG GCCCCAGACCCCCTGCTTTATGCTGA
- the LOC115640959 gene encoding uncharacterized protein LOC115640959: MRPQLRPLALALALLAAVPPRAQAGSEVTAEAGSTVNLSCNLTGPSLSWRWVPRYPRCAGVSSGIQTIYTATATGAHDTPEGRFQERLHPPMGQGTRLFLLKLQTLHMNDSGAFICASPSQAALPISVTVMPGCPAGLAIAAAPQEPVVEGASVSLSCTPCGAQGPTSSPAVGATWLLNGKPPPDSSALRILRSNTLTIKGFSSRFEGLWSCHLPGDPSRSGGYCLERDLGAHRTQESPSPGPNSPGPRPTPLLPLVGGCVGAALGLVLVGAVAVICRRRRRARDASVTPMVTEMDRKSEQAAEQPGPTAPGGAEQKPPSSAPHPDGEGPEGISYSTLHFQGPCEAGARTETGPATIYSEVAPGHG, encoded by the exons GCTCAGAGGTGACGGCAGAAGCCGGCTCGACTGTGAATCTCTCCTGCAACCTGACGGGGCCGAGCCTGAGCTGGCGGTGGGTCCCGCGGTACCCGCGCTGCGCTGGTGTCAGCAGTGGGATACAGACAATTTACACAGCGACGGCGACTGGGGCACACGACACCCCGGAGGGGAGATTTCAGGAGCGGCTGCATCCCCCAATGGGTCAGGGCACCCGACTCTTCCTCCTCAAACTCCAAACCCTCCACATGAATGACTCGGGGGCCTTCATCTGTGCCAGCCCCAGCCAGGCCGCCCTGCCGATCTCCGTGACCGTCATGCCAG GCTGCCCGGCCGGGTTGGCCATTGCCGCGGCCCCCCAGGAGCCGGTCGTGGAGGGAGCGTCTGTGTCCCTCTCCTGTACCCCGTGTGGGGCGCAGGGACCCACCTCGTCCCCAGCAGTGGGCGCCACGTGGCTGCTCAATGGAAAgccgccaccagactcctcagCCCTTCGGATCCTGAGGTCCAACACGCTGACGATAAAGGGTTTCTCCAGCCGGTTCGAGGGTCTGTGGAGCTGCCACCTGCCTGGGGATCCCTCCCGGTCTGGGGGCTACTGCCTGGAGCGCGACCTGGGGGCGCACAGGACCCAGGAGAGCCCCTCACCCGGCCCCAATAGTCCAG gccccaggcccacTCCGCTCCTGCCTCTGGTTGGGGGCTGCGTGGGGGCCGCTCTGGGCCTGGTCCTCGTGGGCGCCGTCGCTGTTATTTGCCGTAGGAGGCGCCGGGCCAGGGATGCCAG CGTGACCCCCATGGTGACGGAAATGGACAGAAAATCGGAGCAGGCAG cggagcagcccggccccacaGCGCCTGGCGGAGCCGAGCAGAAGCCGCCGTCCTCCGCCCCCCACCCCGATGGCGAG GGCCCCGAGGGGATCTCGTACAGCACCCTGCACTTCCAGGGGCCCTGTGAGGCAGGGGCCAGGACGGAAACTGGCCCGGCCACCATCTACTCTGAAGTGGCCCCTGGCCACGGCTGA